A window from Balearica regulorum gibbericeps isolate bBalReg1 chromosome 1, bBalReg1.pri, whole genome shotgun sequence encodes these proteins:
- the DDX47 gene encoding putative ATP-dependent RNA helicase DDX47 — translation MAAGDEEGQAAEPEAVVELEEAVQEPRSFKDLGVTDVLCEACDQLGWKMPTKIQVEAIPVALQGRDIIGLAETGSGKTGAFALPILQALLETPQRLFALVLTPTRELAFQISEQFEALGSSIGVHTTVIVGGIDTMSQSLALAKKPHVIIATPGRLVDHLENTKGFNLRALKFLVMDEADRILNMDFETEVDKILKVIPRDRKTFLFSATMTKKVQKLQRAALKNPVKCAVSSKYQTVEKLQQYYIFIPSKFKDSYLVYILNELAGNSFMIFCSTCNNTQRTALLLRNLGFTAIPLHGQMSQNKRLGSLNKFKAKARSILLATDVASRGLDIPHVDVVINFDIPTHSKDYIHRVGRTARAGRSGKSITFVTQYDVELFQRIEHLIGKKLPAFPMQEEEVMMLTERVAEAQRFARMELREQGEKKRSRNDDDDTEEAIGVRNKVAGGKKKKRKAF, via the exons ATGGCGGCAGGAGACGAGGAAGGCCAGGCGGCGGAGCCGGAGGCCGtggtggagctggaggaggCGGTGCAAGAGCCACGGAGCTTTAAGGACCTG GGAGTTACAGATGTCCTGTGTGAAGCTTGTGATCAGTTAGGATGGAAGATGCCAACAAAGATCCAAGTTGAGGCTATTCCAGTGGCTCTCCAAG GCAGAGATATCATTGGACTGGCAGAAACTGGCTCTGGAAAAACAGGAGCTTTCGCTTTGCCAATTCTTCAAGCACTGCTGGAAACGCCTCAGAGATTATTTGCTCTTGTCCTCACACCGACAAGGGAGCTGGCCTTCCAAATCTCAGAGCAATTCGAAGCTCTTGGATCCTCCATCGGTGTCCACACTA CGGTTATTGTGGGTGGAATTGACACAATGTCTCAATCTCTGGCCTTAGCCAAGAAACCGCATGTTATAATTG CAACTCCTGGCCGTCTAGTTGATCATCTGGAGAACACAAAGGGCTTCAACTTACGAGCTCTGAAGTTCCTGGTAATGGATGAGGCTGACCGGATCCTTAACATGGATTTTGAGACAGAG GTGGATAAGATATTAAAAGTGATTCCTCGAGACAGGAAGACATTCCTGTTTTCTGCTACCATGACCAAGAAG GTTCAAAAACTCCAGCGTGCTGCTCTGAAGAATCCTGTTAAATGTGCTGTTTCTTCCAAATACCAGACAGTGGAAAAACTACAGCAGTACTACATTTTCATCCCCTCGAAATTCAAG GACAGCTACCTGGTTTATATCTTGAATGAACTAGCTGGAAACTCTTTCATGATATTTTGTAGTACATGTAACAATACTCAGAGGACTGCTCTACTGCTCCGCAACCTGGGGTTCACTGCCATTCCTCTCCACGGGCAGATGAGTCAG AATAAACGCTTGGGCTCTTTAAACAAGTTCAAGGCAAAGGCACGTTCTATTCTGCTGGCTACTGATGTTGCAAGCAGAGGTCTGGACATCccacatgtagatgtggtgaTAAACTTTGATATTCCTACACACTCTAAG gaTTACATTCATCGTGTTGGGAGAACAGCTCGAGCTGGGAGATCTGGCAAATCTATCACCTTTGTCACACA GTATGATGTAGAGCTGTTCCAGCGTATTGAACACCTGATTGGCAAGAAGCTGCCAGCATTCCCCATGCAAGAGGAAGAAGTTATGATGCTGACAGAGCGTGTGGCTGAGGCCCAGAGATTTGCTCGAATG GAGCTGcgggagcagggagagaagaagCGGTCTCggaatgatgatgatgacacGGAAGAAGCTATTGGTGTCAGGAATAAGGTGGCAggtgggaaaaagaagaaaaggaaagccttCTAG